The Iamia majanohamensis genome window below encodes:
- a CDS encoding BTAD domain-containing putative transcriptional regulator, translating into MSAPGGSRTGPPAPDHRDLHRSGVVARLRAPARVVAVVGGAGFGKSTAVAQAVAAEAGTGRGTVRYACQRADARPQHLVSGLVDAVGAAEPVDVPAALDLVLDRVARLGPDGGTLVLDDVHHLTGDGSGPLRHLVRDAPEPVRLVLVSRRPIPGLARLRAHGLVVDVTEEELRLTPEEQAELAEDHGVAADVVAPYGGWPALAVHACRTRDPGATAALARRALAPELRRSLAEVLAGGAVAPGSVEAAQSHLIPWRALVEAVPLTEVRSDGTCAFHPLWGTVLADELTPAEAQAARRRVARRHLAAGELERVVALTPSSDGEALAQAARKGCEAALERPSPTTPASWLALLPDDATSGPEASLLRGLAAVAEAPWSDGTVQLLDRARGAFHQRGDEEGEVMALAATIAPERGRGDAAALRGIGRRLGELAGVGGARTIALQGLARAAAAEAEGDVEAALAALDAVVGGTLSPGWRAERDLRRARALLLLGRGADAVPAPGQGPRPAAGGVGARAVRAAALWAACRPAEALEELPDLAALGGLAPGERVEAACWAATVLARAGRVEEAIAAVALAEGADTDGLGPRGREDLAGARAIVAVAARDERSAASTLAPLVGRDGSWLPGSRPHLAPVLVLVPEARSTVDQVVSGPDHHAALRAARALLVARAGDWSADEDLPSPGEVVGGLPLRWAVELASVVEGAGDRRARPLVAALARVHGARLLAALDDVADVDEEAVAGLRQATTPSSSDRAVVGVLGPTTLTVAGVPSETPAWRRRAVRALACLLVVRGTVSRDQAVGALWPDTDQARADGNLRAAVSQLASALEPDRRPGAPSSRLQADHRGLALVGSAAEGHDVQVFDRLVGEGDRARVAGVASEALAHYEAALVLWRGTPYSDLDDPAAVLERARLTARFVSASRRAAEVLLAAGQEERAIERLEAAVAVEPWSEGAHRDLATAHLAAGDHEAARGAIDTGVALLDEHGVEPSAATLRVRARIEAAARS; encoded by the coding sequence GTGTCCGCGCCGGGCGGCAGCCGCACGGGGCCACCCGCCCCCGACCACCGGGACCTGCACCGGTCCGGCGTCGTCGCGCGCCTGCGGGCACCGGCGCGCGTGGTGGCCGTCGTGGGGGGTGCCGGCTTCGGGAAGTCCACCGCCGTCGCCCAGGCGGTGGCCGCCGAGGCCGGCACGGGGCGCGGCACCGTCCGGTACGCGTGCCAGCGGGCGGACGCCCGCCCCCAGCACCTCGTGTCCGGACTGGTCGACGCGGTCGGGGCGGCTGAGCCGGTGGACGTCCCGGCGGCGCTCGACCTGGTCCTCGACCGGGTCGCCCGCCTGGGACCCGACGGGGGGACCCTCGTGCTCGACGACGTGCACCACCTCACGGGCGACGGGAGCGGACCGCTGCGCCACCTGGTGCGGGATGCGCCCGAGCCCGTCCGCCTCGTGCTGGTCTCCCGGCGCCCGATCCCCGGCCTGGCGCGCCTGCGCGCCCACGGACTGGTGGTCGACGTCACCGAGGAGGAGCTCCGCCTGACGCCCGAGGAGCAGGCGGAGCTGGCCGAGGACCACGGCGTGGCGGCCGACGTCGTCGCGCCCTACGGAGGGTGGCCCGCCCTGGCCGTGCACGCCTGCCGCACCCGGGACCCGGGCGCGACCGCCGCCCTCGCCCGCCGGGCCCTGGCCCCGGAGCTCCGGCGCTCCCTCGCCGAGGTGCTCGCGGGCGGCGCCGTCGCACCCGGGTCGGTCGAGGCCGCCCAGAGCCACCTGATCCCGTGGCGGGCCCTCGTCGAGGCCGTCCCCCTCACCGAGGTCCGGAGCGACGGGACCTGTGCCTTCCACCCGCTCTGGGGGACGGTCCTGGCCGACGAGCTGACCCCGGCCGAGGCCCAGGCCGCTCGGCGCCGGGTGGCCCGGAGGCACCTCGCGGCGGGCGAGCTCGAGCGGGTGGTGGCCCTCACCCCCTCGTCGGACGGAGAGGCGCTGGCGCAAGCCGCCCGGAAGGGCTGCGAGGCGGCCCTGGAGCGTCCCTCCCCGACCACGCCGGCGTCCTGGCTCGCCCTCCTCCCCGACGACGCCACGAGCGGCCCCGAGGCCTCGCTCCTCCGAGGACTGGCGGCGGTGGCCGAGGCTCCCTGGTCCGACGGGACGGTGCAGCTGCTCGACCGCGCCCGGGGGGCGTTCCACCAGCGCGGTGACGAGGAGGGCGAGGTGATGGCGCTCGCGGCGACGATCGCCCCGGAGCGTGGCCGGGGTGACGCGGCCGCGCTGCGGGGGATCGGGCGCCGCCTCGGTGAGCTGGCCGGGGTCGGCGGCGCCCGGACGATCGCCCTCCAGGGGCTGGCCCGGGCGGCGGCCGCCGAGGCGGAGGGTGACGTCGAGGCCGCGCTCGCAGCCCTGGACGCGGTGGTGGGCGGCACGCTCTCCCCGGGCTGGCGGGCCGAGCGCGACCTCCGGCGGGCACGGGCCCTGCTCCTCCTGGGTCGAGGGGCCGACGCCGTGCCCGCCCCCGGCCAGGGCCCGCGCCCGGCGGCGGGCGGCGTCGGTGCCCGGGCGGTCCGGGCGGCAGCGCTCTGGGCGGCCTGTCGGCCCGCTGAGGCCCTCGAGGAGCTCCCCGACCTCGCCGCGCTCGGCGGTCTCGCCCCTGGCGAACGGGTGGAGGCCGCGTGCTGGGCCGCGACGGTGCTGGCCCGGGCGGGGCGGGTCGAGGAGGCCATCGCCGCCGTCGCTCTCGCCGAGGGGGCCGACACCGACGGCCTGGGGCCGAGGGGGCGCGAGGACCTGGCCGGGGCCCGCGCCATCGTCGCCGTGGCCGCCCGTGACGAGAGGTCGGCGGCCTCCACCCTGGCCCCTCTGGTCGGACGCGACGGCTCGTGGCTGCCCGGGTCGCGGCCGCACCTCGCGCCGGTCCTCGTCCTCGTGCCCGAGGCGAGGTCCACGGTCGACCAGGTTGTGTCGGGGCCCGACCACCACGCGGCCCTCCGGGCGGCTCGTGCGCTCCTGGTGGCCCGGGCCGGCGACTGGTCGGCCGACGAGGACCTCCCGTCGCCGGGCGAGGTCGTCGGCGGGCTGCCGCTGCGCTGGGCGGTCGAGCTGGCCTCGGTGGTGGAGGGGGCGGGCGACCGGCGGGCTCGGCCGCTCGTCGCAGCCCTCGCCCGCGTGCACGGCGCCCGGCTGCTGGCCGCGCTGGACGACGTGGCGGACGTCGACGAGGAGGCGGTCGCAGGCCTGCGCCAGGCCACGACCCCGTCCTCGTCGGACCGGGCCGTCGTCGGCGTCCTGGGGCCGACGACGCTCACCGTGGCCGGCGTCCCCTCGGAGACCCCGGCGTGGCGGCGGAGGGCCGTCCGTGCGCTGGCCTGCCTCCTCGTGGTGCGGGGCACGGTGAGCCGAGACCAGGCCGTCGGGGCGCTCTGGCCCGACACCGACCAGGCGCGCGCCGACGGCAACCTCCGGGCGGCCGTGAGCCAGCTGGCCTCCGCCCTCGAGCCGGATCGCCGTCCCGGTGCGCCCTCCTCGCGCCTGCAGGCGGACCACCGCGGGCTGGCCCTGGTGGGCAGCGCCGCCGAGGGCCACGACGTGCAGGTCTTCGACCGACTGGTGGGCGAGGGTGATCGGGCCCGAGTCGCCGGGGTCGCGTCGGAGGCCCTCGCGCACTACGAGGCGGCCCTCGTGCTCTGGCGGGGCACGCCCTACTCGGACCTCGACGACCCGGCGGCCGTCCTCGAACGGGCCCGCCTGACGGCCCGCTTCGTGTCGGCCTCGCGGCGGGCGGCCGAGGTGCTGCTGGCCGCAGGCCAGGAGGAGAGGGCGATCGAGCGGTTGGAGGCCGCCGTGGCCGTCGAGCCGTGGTCCGAGGGTGCCCACCGGGACCTCGCCACCGCCCACCTGGCGGCCGGGGACCACGAGGCCGCTCGCGGCGCGATCGACACCGGCGTGGCCCTGCTCGACGAGCACGGGGTCGAGCCGTCGGCCGCGACGCTCCGGGTGCGGGCCCGGATCGAGGCCGCGGCGCGCTCCTGA
- a CDS encoding MazG nucleotide pyrophosphohydrolase domain-containing protein: MEIAEFQRRIGATFGARDAERGRPATVAWLAEEVGELAQATRKGTADQQLHELGDVLAWLASLAEQLGLSLEEAAQRYADGCPRCGTTPCTCP; encoded by the coding sequence GTGGAGATCGCCGAGTTCCAGCGCCGCATCGGGGCCACCTTCGGGGCGCGCGACGCCGAGCGGGGCCGCCCCGCCACCGTGGCCTGGCTGGCCGAGGAGGTCGGCGAGCTGGCCCAGGCCACCCGGAAGGGCACGGCCGACCAGCAGCTCCACGAGCTGGGCGACGTGCTGGCCTGGCTGGCGTCGCTCGCCGAGCAGCTGGGCCTCTCCCTCGAGGAGGCGGCCCAGCGCTACGCCGACGGCTGCCCCCGCTGCGGCACCACCCCCTGCACCTGCCCGTAG
- a CDS encoding NUDIX hydrolase produces MTPPPDPATEAADPTPRRGGPQRIPVPEGGSRPGAGAPWADLADDLRRPTLADVRAALAAAGPAVESPVERGGFEAAASIPASVRRLMPAGDRPPVPSAVLAPLYERDGEAWVVLTRRGLAMRAHAGEISFPGGRREPGDRDLVHTALRESEEEIGLDPGSVEIIGELDHLATITSGSFIIPWVGALPEPPDVRPRSVEVDGVIEVALSELMLPGVFREEVWDLGGIHRPIVFFDLVGDTVWGATAAMLRQLLGLVTGTVARGELGHD; encoded by the coding sequence GTGACGCCTCCGCCTGACCCGGCCACCGAGGCCGCCGACCCCACCCCCCGGCGCGGGGGTCCCCAGCGCATCCCGGTGCCGGAGGGCGGGTCCCGTCCGGGCGCGGGCGCCCCCTGGGCCGACCTGGCCGACGACCTCCGCCGCCCCACCCTCGCCGACGTGCGCGCCGCCCTCGCGGCCGCCGGCCCCGCGGTGGAGTCACCCGTGGAGCGAGGCGGGTTCGAGGCCGCGGCCTCCATCCCCGCCAGCGTGCGGCGGCTCATGCCCGCCGGCGACCGGCCCCCGGTGCCCTCGGCCGTGCTGGCGCCGCTCTACGAGCGCGACGGCGAGGCCTGGGTGGTGCTCACCCGCCGGGGGCTCGCCATGCGCGCCCACGCCGGCGAGATCAGCTTCCCCGGCGGTCGGCGGGAGCCGGGCGACCGCGACCTGGTGCACACCGCGCTGCGGGAGTCCGAGGAGGAGATCGGTCTCGACCCCGGCTCGGTGGAGATCATCGGGGAGCTCGACCACCTGGCCACCATCACCAGCGGCTCGTTCATCATCCCCTGGGTCGGGGCCCTCCCGGAGCCGCCCGACGTGCGCCCCCGCTCGGTGGAGGTCGACGGGGTCATCGAGGTGGCGCTGTCGGAGCTCATGCTCCCCGGCGTGTTCCGGGAGGAGGTCTGGGACCTCGGCGGCATCCACCGCCCGATCGTGTTCTTCGACCTCGTCGGCGACACCGTGTGGGGGGCCACCGCGGCGATGCTCCGCCAGCTGCTGGGCCTGGTCACCGGCACCGTCGCCCGCGGCGAGCTCGGCCACGACTGA